A single genomic interval of Stenotrophomonas sp. ZAC14D1_NAIMI4_1 harbors:
- a CDS encoding response regulator transcription factor → MPPALPPLLSDQPRRLALLDPHPVLRLGVEVLLSQHSGVQVCASHADPALLLARLQRDPQSVDLLVVDAFALGDRGNGLALLRELAQRYPQLPVLVLSAHCNASTVATAMKAGARGFISKATSPDVLLRALDTLSWGGRFVPPELRTQLNRTRTRRVPAPALTPLSRREREVLRLVLQGCSTGEVARRFQRSASTISTQKKTAYQKLGIHSDGELFRIRHLLDSC, encoded by the coding sequence CTGCTTTCCGATCAGCCGCGTCGCCTGGCGCTGCTGGATCCGCATCCTGTGCTGCGGCTGGGGGTGGAAGTATTGTTGAGCCAGCACAGCGGCGTGCAGGTCTGCGCCAGTCATGCCGACCCGGCACTGCTGCTGGCACGACTGCAGCGTGACCCGCAGTCAGTGGACCTGCTGGTGGTGGATGCGTTCGCGCTGGGCGATCGTGGCAATGGCCTGGCCCTGCTGCGCGAGCTGGCCCAGCGCTACCCCCAACTGCCCGTGCTGGTGCTGTCGGCCCACTGCAATGCCAGCACGGTGGCCACCGCAATGAAGGCCGGTGCGCGTGGCTTCATCTCCAAGGCCACCTCGCCGGACGTGCTGCTGCGCGCGTTGGATACGCTCTCGTGGGGCGGCCGCTTCGTGCCGCCGGAGCTGCGCACGCAGCTCAACCGAACGCGCACGCGGCGCGTTCCTGCGCCAGCGCTCACGCCCCTCAGCCGGCGCGAACGCGAAGTGCTGCGGCTGGTGTTGCAGGGCTGCAGCACCGGCGAAGTGGCACGGCGCTTCCAGCGCTCGGCCAGCACCATCAGCACGCAGAAGAAGACGGCCTACCAGAAGCTGGGCATCCACAGCGATGGCGAGCTGTTCCGCATCCGCCACCTGCTGGACTCCTGTTGA
- a CDS encoding DUF6165 family protein yields the protein MDAILTPVSIGELIDKITILEIKAERIDDAAKLANVRTELDGLLPLLQQQLQAQPALGALRTQLKAINERMWDIQDQLRDKEAAQVFDDAFIQLARGVYGTNGERIVVKNEINRVAGSALVEEKQYQGE from the coding sequence GTGGACGCCATCCTGACCCCGGTATCGATCGGCGAGCTGATCGACAAGATCACCATTCTCGAGATCAAGGCCGAGCGCATCGACGATGCCGCCAAGCTGGCCAACGTGCGCACCGAACTGGACGGCCTGCTGCCGTTGCTGCAGCAGCAGCTGCAGGCGCAGCCGGCGTTGGGCGCGCTGCGCACCCAGCTCAAGGCCATCAACGAACGCATGTGGGACATCCAGGACCAGCTGCGCGACAAGGAAGCAGCGCAGGTGTTCGATGATGCGTTCATCCAGCTGGCCCGCGGCGTCTACGGCACCAATGGCGAGCGCATCGTGGTGAAGAACGAGATCAACCGCGTCGCCGGCTCGGCGCTGGTGGAAGAGAAGCAGTACCAGGGCGAGTAA
- a CDS encoding TorF family putative porin, whose amino-acid sequence MDSKGMSAAVAALVAGLLGIGSAQAQVQASGNMAVTSDYVWRGSSQTGGDPAVQAGAKLAMPTGLYASVWGSNVSFTPDIGARSEFDLVAGWSGAVAQDWTLDANLTRYLYPGTGRALDWTELGATLSWKQRAWLQLAHSSDALAGGHRGTYAQLGARLPLNERFRLEAAVGHYWLADAQGPDYLHGQLSAIATLAPAWELRATVHDTDNAARRLFPGNAGGRWELALQGSF is encoded by the coding sequence GTGGACAGCAAGGGGATGAGCGCGGCCGTGGCCGCACTGGTGGCCGGCCTGCTCGGCATCGGCAGCGCGCAGGCGCAGGTGCAGGCCAGCGGCAACATGGCCGTGACCAGCGATTACGTGTGGCGCGGCAGCTCGCAGACCGGCGGCGACCCGGCGGTGCAGGCCGGGGCGAAGCTCGCTATGCCTACAGGCCTGTATGCCAGCGTGTGGGGATCGAACGTATCGTTCACCCCGGACATCGGTGCGCGCAGTGAATTCGACCTGGTGGCCGGCTGGTCCGGCGCGGTGGCGCAGGACTGGACCCTGGATGCCAACCTCACCCGCTACCTCTACCCGGGCACCGGCCGTGCACTGGACTGGACCGAACTGGGCGCCACGCTCAGCTGGAAGCAGCGGGCGTGGTTGCAGCTGGCCCATTCCAGCGATGCGCTGGCCGGTGGCCATCGCGGCACCTATGCACAGCTGGGGGCACGCCTGCCGTTGAACGAACGCTTCCGCCTGGAAGCGGCCGTCGGCCACTACTGGCTGGCCGACGCACAGGGCCCGGACTACCTGCATGGCCAGCTCAGTGCCATCGCCACCCTGGCACCGGCGTGGGAACTGCGGGCCACCGTGCATGACACCGACAATGCCGCGCGCCGGCTGTTCCCCGGCAATGCCGGCGGGCGCTGGGAGCTGGCCCTGCAGGGCAGCTTCTAG
- a CDS encoding MFS transporter codes for MSVATGVAVASNYYAQPLLHTIADAFGVPFGQIGMVVTAAQLSYAAGLILLVPLGDLFERRRLIVVMSLLSATGLVISACAPSLAWLLVGTAITGLFSVVAQVLVPFAATLAAPEHRGRVVGTLMSGLLLGILLARTVAGLLSSLGDWRLVYAIAAAVLVLTALALQRGLPRFHHSAGLGYFALLRSIGTLFVQEPVLRQRTLLGACSFAMFAIFWTPLAFLLAQPPYEYSDATIGLFGLVGAAGTLAAGLAGRMSDRGQTGRATAIALLMLLLSWLPLGLSAHSLLALLVGVVVLDLAAQLLHVSNQNLIYALQPEARNRLNAGYMTGYFIGGSLGSLLSAQVYQHFGWAGVCEAGAAVAVLALLLWLPGAWRARQAAIAR; via the coding sequence ATGTCGGTGGCCACCGGCGTGGCGGTCGCCAGCAACTACTACGCGCAGCCGCTGCTGCACACCATTGCCGATGCCTTCGGCGTGCCGTTCGGCCAGATCGGGATGGTGGTGACGGCCGCCCAGCTGAGTTACGCCGCCGGCCTGATCCTGCTGGTGCCGCTGGGCGACCTGTTCGAGCGGCGGCGGCTGATCGTGGTGATGAGCCTGCTCTCGGCCACCGGGCTGGTCATCAGTGCCTGTGCGCCGTCGCTGGCCTGGCTGCTGGTGGGCACGGCCATCACCGGCCTGTTCTCGGTGGTGGCGCAGGTGCTGGTGCCGTTCGCCGCCACGCTGGCCGCACCGGAACATCGCGGCAGGGTGGTCGGCACGCTGATGAGCGGGCTGCTGCTGGGCATCCTGCTGGCGCGTACCGTGGCTGGCCTGCTGTCCAGCCTGGGCGACTGGCGCCTGGTCTATGCCATCGCCGCCGCCGTGCTGGTGCTGACCGCACTGGCCCTGCAGCGCGGGCTGCCGCGCTTCCACCACAGCGCCGGCCTGGGCTACTTCGCCCTGCTGCGTTCGATCGGCACCCTGTTCGTGCAGGAACCGGTACTGCGCCAGCGCACCCTGCTCGGTGCCTGCAGCTTCGCCATGTTCGCCATCTTCTGGACGCCGCTGGCCTTCCTGCTGGCACAGCCGCCCTACGAATACAGCGACGCCACCATCGGCCTGTTCGGCCTGGTCGGTGCCGCCGGCACGCTGGCAGCGGGGCTGGCCGGGCGCATGTCCGACCGCGGCCAGACCGGCCGCGCCACCGCCATCGCGCTGCTGATGCTGCTGCTGTCGTGGCTGCCGCTGGGCCTGTCGGCGCACTCGCTGCTGGCGCTGCTGGTGGGCGTGGTGGTGCTGGACCTGGCCGCGCAGCTGCTGCACGTCAGCAACCAGAACCTGATCTATGCGCTGCAGCCGGAGGCACGCAACCGCCTCAACGCCGGCTACATGACCGGCTATTTCATCGGTGGCTCGCTGGGTTCGCTGCTGTCGGCGCAGGTCTACCAGCACTTCGGCTGGGCCGGTGTATGCGAGGCCGGTGCCGCGGTGGCCGTGCTGGCCCTGCTGCTGTGGCTGCCCGGCGCGTGGCGTGCGCGCCAGGCGGCCATCGCCCGCTAG
- a CDS encoding LysR family transcriptional regulator, with the protein MNLKQLEFAVALAEEGNFTRAAARCHVVQSALSHQIAHLEAELGTPLFERLPRQVRVTPAGEALLVHARQVQASLRHLRADVAAVTGTVRGTLAIGQISSLTDIDVVAILATFREAYPQVEFQLRVDKSETLIAQVQARELDVALVGLAPSASLEGVCHQMLQEEDLVAVVAPTHRLAGQARLPLARLQDEALVDFARGTGARRQTDDAFAAAGLPHPVRFEVNQMELIERFVRHGLAVGIVPVLIAQGFEGVVRIPLQPTPTRRVHLAWQRLPTPAARAFVDAVLSRARAGSGP; encoded by the coding sequence GTGAACCTCAAGCAGCTTGAATTCGCCGTGGCCCTGGCCGAGGAGGGCAACTTCACCCGTGCCGCCGCGCGCTGCCACGTGGTGCAGTCGGCGCTGAGCCACCAGATCGCGCATCTGGAAGCAGAACTGGGGACGCCGCTGTTCGAGCGCCTGCCGCGCCAGGTGCGGGTCACCCCGGCTGGCGAGGCGCTGCTGGTGCATGCACGGCAGGTACAGGCCAGCCTGCGCCACCTGCGCGCCGATGTCGCCGCGGTGACCGGCACGGTACGCGGCACGCTGGCGATCGGGCAGATTTCCTCGCTCACCGACATCGACGTGGTGGCCATCCTTGCCACCTTCCGCGAGGCCTATCCGCAGGTGGAATTCCAGCTGCGCGTGGACAAGAGCGAAACCCTGATCGCGCAGGTGCAGGCGCGTGAACTGGATGTCGCCCTGGTCGGGCTGGCACCGTCGGCCAGCCTGGAGGGCGTCTGCCACCAGATGCTGCAGGAGGAGGATCTGGTGGCGGTGGTGGCGCCGACGCACCGGCTGGCCGGGCAGGCGCGGCTGCCGTTGGCCCGGCTGCAGGACGAGGCGCTGGTGGATTTCGCGCGCGGGACCGGCGCGCGCCGGCAGACCGACGATGCATTCGCCGCGGCCGGCCTGCCGCACCCGGTGCGTTTCGAGGTCAACCAGATGGAGCTGATCGAGCGCTTCGTCCGCCATGGGCTGGCGGTGGGCATCGTGCCGGTGCTGATCGCGCAGGGGTTTGAAGGGGTGGTGCGGATACCGCTGCAGCCCACCCCGACCCGGCGCGTGCACCTGGCCTGGCAACGCCTGCCCACGCCGGCGGCGCGGGCCTTCGTCGATGCCGTGCTCAGCCGCGCACGCGCAGGCTCAGGCCCTTGA
- a CDS encoding DUF1456 family protein, translating to MINNDVLRSVRYALDLGDHHVVTLCQMADPAFVVDTEQVKAWLRRDDEAGFEAMNDGALAHFLDGLIVHLRGRDESQPLRAVETRIDNNLVLKKLRVAFQLRDVDLMEIFASVGFKVSKSELGALFRQPGHTNYRRCLDQMLRNFLKGLSLRVRG from the coding sequence ATGATCAACAACGATGTACTGCGCAGCGTGCGCTACGCGCTGGACCTGGGCGACCACCACGTGGTGACCCTGTGCCAGATGGCCGACCCCGCCTTCGTGGTCGATACCGAGCAGGTCAAGGCTTGGCTGCGGCGCGACGACGAGGCCGGCTTCGAAGCGATGAACGATGGCGCGCTGGCGCACTTCCTGGATGGCCTGATCGTGCACCTGCGGGGCCGCGACGAGAGCCAACCGCTGCGCGCGGTGGAAACCCGCATCGACAACAACCTGGTGCTGAAGAAGCTGCGCGTGGCCTTCCAGCTGCGCGACGTGGACCTGATGGAGATCTTCGCCAGCGTCGGCTTCAAGGTGTCCAAATCCGAGCTCGGCGCGCTGTTCCGCCAGCCCGGCCACACCAACTACCGGCGCTGCCTGGACCAGATGCTGCGCAACTTCCTCAAGGGCCTGAGCCTGCGCGTGCGCGGCTGA
- a CDS encoding SDR family NAD(P)-dependent oxidoreductase, which produces MTRTVLITGATSGFGAAAVHRFAQAGWKVIATGRRGERLQPLVDRYGKDVVHAAVFDVRDPVAMEAALLALPPAFGDIDLLVNNAGLAQGTAPAQNAKLSDWTTMIDTNITALVTLTHRLLPLLVERKGAIINISSVAGVYPYPGGNAYGGTKAFVSQFSLGLRSDLHGTGVRVTTIEPGMAETEFTVVRTHGDQAASDKLYTGANPMTAEDIAEQIFWVATLPPHLNINRLELMPVSQSFAGFQVAREG; this is translated from the coding sequence ATGACCCGCACCGTCCTGATTACCGGCGCCACCTCCGGCTTCGGCGCCGCCGCCGTCCATCGCTTCGCCCAGGCTGGGTGGAAGGTGATCGCCACCGGCCGCCGTGGCGAACGCCTGCAGCCGCTGGTCGACCGCTATGGCAAGGACGTGGTGCACGCTGCCGTGTTCGATGTGCGTGACCCGGTGGCGATGGAAGCCGCCCTGCTGGCGCTGCCGCCGGCCTTCGGCGATATCGACCTGCTGGTGAACAACGCCGGTCTGGCCCAGGGCACGGCGCCGGCGCAGAACGCCAAGCTGTCGGACTGGACCACCATGATCGACACCAACATCACCGCCCTGGTGACCCTGACCCACCGCCTGCTGCCGCTGCTGGTCGAGCGCAAGGGCGCGATCATCAACATTTCCTCGGTGGCCGGCGTGTACCCGTACCCGGGCGGCAACGCCTACGGCGGCACCAAAGCCTTCGTCAGCCAGTTCTCGCTCGGGCTGCGCTCGGACCTGCACGGCACCGGCGTGCGCGTGACCACGATCGAGCCGGGCATGGCCGAGACCGAATTCACCGTGGTCCGCACCCATGGCGACCAGGCCGCCTCGGACAAGCTCTATACCGGCGCCAACCCGATGACCGCCGAGGACATCGCCGAGCAGATCTTCTGGGTGGCCACGCTGCCGCCGCACCTGAACATCAATCGCCTCGAACTGATGCCGGTCAGCCAGTCGTTTGCCGGCTTCCAGGTCGCCCGCGAAGGCTGA
- a CDS encoding SPOR domain-containing protein, producing the protein MAARRGKSQARRNSSSQGTPGWVWLVAGVAIAAVVFLAAPNLFKGEGDGFLRAGPQPNPNAQPAPVADADSDVGSEPAAAPATPKPAEPAKPAATQYDFYTLLPGKEVEMSDAELAASTRAEELRRAKAEAQRAQAALEGKPVPAAAAAAPAATPSVATATPATPAARPLPAPLSERPATPSASAAAPASTSTAATTPAARAEAAQAAAAAPAAAADNARYILQAGAFGASGDAEATKAKLAMMGLAARVESAQINGKTVYRVRMGPYGSAGELSEAKQKLDGTGLQAMAIKAQ; encoded by the coding sequence ATGGCAGCACGACGCGGCAAAAGCCAGGCACGACGCAACAGCAGCAGCCAGGGCACACCCGGATGGGTGTGGCTGGTCGCTGGTGTGGCCATTGCCGCAGTGGTGTTCCTGGCGGCGCCGAACCTGTTCAAGGGTGAAGGCGATGGCTTCCTGCGTGCCGGCCCGCAGCCGAACCCGAACGCGCAGCCGGCCCCGGTTGCCGATGCCGACAGCGATGTCGGCAGCGAGCCGGCGGCCGCACCGGCCACGCCGAAGCCGGCCGAACCGGCCAAGCCGGCTGCCACCCAGTACGACTTCTACACCCTGCTGCCGGGCAAGGAAGTGGAAATGTCCGACGCCGAACTGGCCGCCAGCACGCGCGCCGAGGAACTGCGCCGGGCCAAGGCCGAGGCGCAGCGCGCGCAGGCCGCACTGGAAGGCAAGCCGGTTCCGGCGGCTGCGGCCGCAGCTCCGGCGGCGACCCCCAGCGTGGCCACCGCCACCCCGGCCACCCCTGCCGCACGCCCGCTGCCGGCACCGCTGAGCGAACGCCCGGCCACGCCGTCGGCATCGGCGGCGGCACCGGCCAGCACCAGCACCGCTGCGACCACGCCGGCCGCGCGTGCAGAGGCCGCGCAGGCCGCCGCTGCCGCACCGGCCGCTGCCGCCGACAACGCGCGCTACATCCTGCAGGCCGGCGCCTTCGGGGCGTCCGGCGATGCCGAAGCGACCAAGGCCAAGCTGGCGATGATGGGCCTGGCGGCACGGGTGGAATCGGCGCAGATCAACGGCAAGACCGTGTACCGTGTGCGCATGGGGCCCTACGGCAGTGCCGGCGAGCTGTCCGAAGCCAAGCAGAAGCTCGATGGCACCGGGCTGCAGGCGATGGCGATCAAGGCGCAGTAA
- the argS gene encoding arginine--tRNA ligase, producing MKNLLRALISQGIEALRANGTLPADSLPPDFVVERPKTRDHGDFATNAAMLLAKAARSNPRALAQALVEALPRSEDVSKVEIAGPGFINFHLAPAAYQREAASVIKEAHDYGRNLSGNGRTVGVEYVSANPTGPLHVGHGRAAAIGDCVARVLDANGWNAKREFYYNDAGVQIENLALSVQARIKGIAPDQDGWPEGGYRGEYIADVARAYLAGASVDLEGTMVVGAKDPDDMTAIRRFAVAYLRNEQNLDLAAFGVDFDIYFLESSLYADGKVAEAVAKLQASGHTYEEGGALWLRSTDFGDDKDRVMRKSDGTFTYFVPDVAYHLSKWQRGYERAITELGADHHGSLARVRAGLQAMEVGIPQGWPEYVLHQMVTVMRGGEEVKLSKRAGSYFTLRDLIEEAGRDATRWFLIARKPDSQLTFDIDLARQQSNDNPVFYVQYAHARVCSLLRQAQEKGLVYDQGNGLGNLGRLADDASLLLMNEISRYPEVVEAAGVALEPHLVAQYLRELAHAFHTWYHGTPVLVDDATDRNAKLTLACAARQVLANGLDLLGVSAPEKM from the coding sequence GTGAAAAATCTCCTCCGCGCCCTGATCAGCCAAGGCATCGAAGCCTTGCGCGCCAATGGCACCCTGCCCGCCGACTCCCTGCCGCCGGACTTCGTGGTCGAGCGCCCGAAGACCCGCGACCACGGCGACTTCGCCACCAATGCCGCCATGCTGCTGGCCAAGGCCGCGCGCAGCAACCCGCGCGCACTGGCCCAGGCGCTGGTTGAAGCGCTGCCGCGCAGCGAGGACGTCAGCAAGGTCGAGATCGCCGGCCCCGGCTTCATCAACTTCCACCTGGCCCCGGCCGCGTACCAGCGCGAAGCCGCCTCGGTCATCAAGGAAGCCCACGACTACGGCCGCAACCTGTCCGGCAATGGCCGCACGGTGGGCGTGGAGTACGTATCGGCCAACCCGACCGGTCCGCTGCATGTCGGCCACGGCCGCGCGGCGGCGATCGGCGACTGCGTGGCCCGCGTGCTCGATGCCAACGGCTGGAACGCCAAGCGCGAGTTCTACTACAACGATGCCGGCGTGCAGATCGAGAATCTGGCGCTGTCCGTGCAGGCCCGCATCAAGGGCATCGCACCGGACCAGGACGGCTGGCCGGAAGGCGGCTACCGCGGTGAGTACATCGCCGACGTCGCCCGTGCCTACCTGGCCGGCGCCAGCGTGGACCTGGAAGGCACCATGGTGGTCGGCGCCAAGGATCCGGACGACATGACCGCGATCCGCCGCTTCGCCGTGGCCTACCTGCGCAACGAGCAGAACCTGGACCTGGCTGCGTTCGGCGTCGACTTCGACATCTACTTCCTGGAAAGCTCGCTGTACGCCGACGGCAAGGTCGCCGAAGCGGTGGCCAAGCTGCAGGCCTCGGGCCACACCTACGAGGAAGGCGGCGCGCTGTGGCTGCGCAGCACCGACTTCGGTGACGACAAGGACCGCGTGATGCGCAAGTCCGACGGCACCTTCACCTACTTCGTGCCGGACGTGGCCTACCACCTGTCCAAGTGGCAGCGCGGCTACGAGCGCGCGATCACCGAGCTGGGCGCCGACCACCACGGTTCGCTGGCGCGCGTGCGTGCCGGCCTGCAGGCGATGGAAGTGGGCATCCCGCAGGGCTGGCCGGAATACGTGCTGCACCAGATGGTCACCGTCATGCGTGGCGGCGAGGAAGTGAAGCTGTCCAAGCGTGCCGGCAGCTACTTCACCCTGCGCGACCTGATCGAGGAAGCCGGCCGCGATGCGACCCGCTGGTTCCTGATCGCGCGCAAGCCCGATTCGCAGCTGACCTTCGACATCGACCTGGCCCGCCAGCAGAGCAACGACAACCCGGTGTTCTACGTGCAGTACGCGCATGCCCGCGTCTGCAGCCTGCTGCGCCAGGCGCAGGAGAAGGGCCTGGTGTACGACCAGGGCAACGGCCTGGGCAACCTCGGCCGCCTGGCCGATGACGCCTCGCTGCTGCTGATGAACGAGATCTCGCGGTACCCGGAAGTGGTGGAAGCAGCCGGCGTGGCGCTGGAACCGCACCTGGTCGCGCAGTACCTGCGTGAATTGGCGCATGCCTTCCACACGTGGTATCACGGGACGCCGGTGCTGGTGGACGACGCCACCGACCGCAATGCCAAGCTGACCCTGGCCTGCGCCGCGCGCCAGGTACTGGCCAATGGCCTCGACCTCCTGGGCGTCAGCGCCCCGGAAAAAATGTAA
- the radC gene encoding DNA repair protein RadC produces the protein MPIHDWPIDERPREKLLTRGPTALSDAELLALFLGSGFGGRDAVQTARDLLGSHGPLRVLLDRPAAKLARLPGLGPARSCTLAAGLELAHRYLAAELAHGESVGDNPLAVGRYLQHRLRGQARELFLVLFLDNRHRLIACEELFAGTINTAPVYPREVVRRALLHNAAAVILSHNHPSGDPEPSGADARITEELQQALALVDIRLLDHFVIGEGRPVSFAERGLLPQVQPRLFG, from the coding sequence ATGCCCATCCATGACTGGCCCATCGACGAACGCCCGCGCGAGAAGCTGCTGACGCGCGGCCCCACTGCCCTGTCCGATGCCGAACTGCTGGCCCTGTTCCTCGGCTCCGGCTTCGGTGGCCGCGATGCGGTGCAGACCGCGCGCGACCTGCTCGGCAGCCACGGCCCGCTGCGGGTGCTGCTGGACCGCCCCGCCGCCAAGCTGGCCCGCCTGCCCGGGCTGGGGCCGGCGCGCAGCTGCACGCTGGCAGCCGGCCTGGAGCTGGCCCACCGCTACCTGGCCGCCGAACTGGCCCACGGCGAGAGCGTGGGCGACAACCCACTGGCGGTCGGCCGCTACCTGCAGCACCGGCTGCGCGGGCAGGCGCGTGAACTGTTCCTGGTGCTGTTCCTGGACAACCGGCACCGCCTGATCGCCTGCGAGGAACTGTTCGCCGGCACCATCAACACCGCCCCGGTCTACCCCCGCGAGGTGGTGCGGCGGGCCCTGCTGCACAACGCTGCGGCGGTCATCCTCAGCCACAACCATCCGTCCGGCGACCCGGAACCGTCCGGTGCCGATGCGCGCATCACCGAGGAGCTGCAGCAGGCCCTGGCCCTGGTCGATATCCGCCTGCTGGACCACTTCGTGATCGGCGAGGGGCGTCCGGTTTCATTTGCTGAACGGGGCCTGCTTCCGCAGGTGCAACCGCGCCTGTTCGGCTGA
- a CDS encoding response regulator transcription factor, whose amino-acid sequence MPPRIIIADDHPVVLHGIRIVLERHNMCVTGAASDGAALLDLVARRPCHAVLTDLVMPGTGPDGPELLGTLRHRYPALPVVVLTSARHPGLLDGLLRDGVQGLIDKSADFAELPRALRAAIAGRTFVSRQLRRLLESRDLLLQRVPCAPSAREQEVLDLLGDGLSVNAVAEHTGRSAKTISRQKAEAMRKLGLDNNQELYDYLQAQRA is encoded by the coding sequence GTGCCACCGCGCATCATCATCGCCGACGACCATCCGGTCGTACTGCATGGCATCCGCATCGTGCTCGAACGCCACAACATGTGCGTGACCGGTGCCGCCTCCGACGGAGCGGCATTGCTGGATCTGGTGGCCCGCCGACCCTGCCATGCAGTCCTGACCGACCTGGTGATGCCCGGCACCGGGCCCGATGGCCCCGAACTGCTGGGCACGCTGCGGCACCGCTACCCGGCGTTGCCCGTGGTGGTGCTGACCAGCGCGCGCCATCCCGGCCTGCTCGATGGCCTGCTGCGCGACGGCGTGCAGGGGCTGATCGACAAGAGCGCCGATTTCGCCGAACTGCCACGGGCGCTGCGCGCCGCCATCGCCGGGCGCACGTTCGTTTCCAGGCAGCTGCGCCGCCTGCTGGAATCCCGCGACCTGCTGCTGCAGCGGGTGCCCTGCGCGCCGTCGGCACGCGAACAGGAGGTGCTGGACCTGCTGGGCGACGGGCTGAGCGTGAACGCCGTGGCCGAACACACTGGCCGCAGTGCCAAGACCATCAGCCGCCAGAAGGCCGAGGCCATGCGCAAGCTGGGCCTGGACAACAACCAGGAGCTGTACGACTACCTGCAGGCCCAGCGCGCCTGA
- the coaBC gene encoding bifunctional phosphopantothenoylcysteine decarboxylase/phosphopantothenate--cysteine ligase CoaBC: MADSPNALPAPARALEGQKLLLCVGGGIAAYKALELVRRLRDAGALVQVAMTAGAQQFVTPLSFQALSGQPTRTTLWDSAAEQAMGHIELARWADRIVVAPGTADLLARLAQGHADDLVSTLCLASTAPLTVCPAMNHRMWLHPATQANIALLRQRGAQVIGPVDGPLAEGESGPGRLAEPGDIVAALASLGGTAPAARPAAPETRALQGLRLLISAGPTYEDIDPVRYVGNRSSGKMGFALAGAAAALGAQVVLVSGPVQLPTPPGVQRVDVRSAAQMREAVLDALPADIYIGAAAVSDYTPRQVAAQKLKKTADSQSLVIELVRTPDILAEVAAQTQSLKLVVGFAAETHDVEKYARGKLVDKRLDLVIANQVGISGGGFESDNNAATAFWQDGEQVFPATSKRELAEQLLALIARRLQA, encoded by the coding sequence GTGGCTGATTCCCCGAACGCCCTCCCCGCGCCGGCCCGCGCGCTGGAAGGCCAGAAACTGCTGTTGTGCGTCGGCGGCGGGATCGCGGCCTACAAGGCACTGGAACTGGTCCGCCGCCTGCGTGACGCCGGGGCCCTGGTCCAGGTGGCGATGACCGCCGGTGCCCAGCAGTTCGTCACCCCCCTCAGCTTCCAGGCCCTGTCCGGCCAGCCCACCCGTACCACCCTGTGGGACAGTGCCGCCGAACAGGCCATGGGCCATATCGAACTGGCGCGCTGGGCCGACCGCATCGTGGTCGCGCCGGGCACCGCCGATCTGCTGGCACGCCTGGCCCAGGGCCACGCCGATGACCTGGTCAGCACCCTGTGCCTGGCCAGCACCGCGCCGCTCACCGTGTGCCCGGCCATGAACCACCGCATGTGGCTGCACCCGGCCACCCAGGCCAACATCGCCCTGCTGCGCCAGCGTGGCGCGCAGGTCATCGGCCCGGTCGACGGGCCGCTGGCCGAGGGCGAATCCGGTCCCGGCCGGCTGGCCGAGCCGGGCGACATCGTCGCCGCGCTGGCCAGCCTGGGCGGCACCGCCCCGGCCGCCCGGCCCGCCGCGCCGGAAACCCGCGCGCTGCAGGGCCTGCGCCTGCTGATCAGCGCCGGCCCGACCTATGAAGACATCGACCCGGTGCGCTACGTGGGCAACCGCAGCAGCGGCAAGATGGGCTTCGCCCTGGCCGGTGCCGCCGCCGCCCTCGGCGCCCAGGTGGTGCTGGTCAGCGGCCCGGTGCAGCTGCCGACCCCGCCAGGCGTGCAGCGGGTGGACGTGCGCTCGGCCGCGCAGATGCGCGAGGCCGTGCTGGATGCGCTGCCGGCGGACATCTATATCGGCGCGGCCGCGGTGTCCGACTACACCCCGCGCCAGGTGGCCGCGCAGAAGCTGAAGAAGACCGCCGACAGCCAGTCGCTGGTGATCGAGCTGGTGCGCACGCCGGACATCCTGGCCGAGGTTGCCGCACAGACCCAGTCGCTGAAGCTGGTGGTCGGCTTCGCCGCCGAAACCCACGACGTGGAGAAGTACGCGCGGGGCAAGCTGGTCGACAAGCGCCTGGACCTGGTGATCGCCAACCAGGTGGGCATCAGCGGCGGCGGTTTTGAAAGCGACAACAATGCCGCCACTGCCTTCTGGCAGGACGGCGAACAGGTATTCCCGGCCACCTCCAAGCGCGAGCTGGCCGAACAACTGCTGGCGCTGATCGCGCGGAGACTCCAGGCATGA